The following proteins are co-located in the Phyllostomus discolor isolate MPI-MPIP mPhyDis1 chromosome 1, mPhyDis1.pri.v3, whole genome shotgun sequence genome:
- the LOC114493336 gene encoding interferon alpha-inducible protein 27-like protein 1 — MSAEAIENGEGLAAADALLQESQSDEEEETSQPSSAGSTPGDPLQGSPSGPDGPGSDSTDPPTHGREEFFHYAKMAGLAVTGGAVAVGAVPVVLGAMGFTGAGIAASSLAAKMMSAAAVANGGGVAAGSLVATLQSVGAAGLSLSSNTVLGLAGSFIGAWMGRSKKADPSSPPGGPSGGDSQDGSPPR, encoded by the exons ATGTCAGCGGAAGCCATAGAGAACGGAGAAGGACTTGCGGCGGCAGATGCGCTCCTGCAGGAGTCTCAGTCGGATG AGGAGGAAGAAACTTCCCAGCCATCCTCTGCTGGTTCGACTCCAGGGGATCCTCTGCAGGGGTCCCCGTCGGGGCCCGATGGACCTGGCTCGGACTCCACTGACCCGCCCACACACGGAAGAGAGGAGTTCTTCCACTATGCAA AAATGGCTGGTCTGGCTGTGACCGGAGGAG cggTGGCCGTGGGCGCGGTGCCCGTGGTGCTGGGCGCCATGGGCTTCACCGGGGCGGGCATCGCAGCTTCCTCCCTAGCGGCCAAGATGATGTCAGCGGCCGCCGTCGCCAACGGGGGCGGGGTTGCCGCCGGTAGCCTGGTGGCTACTCTGCAGTCTGTGG GGGCAGCTGGACTCTCCCTGTCATCCAACACCGTTCTGGGCCTTGCCGGGTCCTTTATCGGGGCCTGGATGGGGCGTTCAAAAAAGGCAGACCCTTCCTCTCCGCCAGGTGGACCCAGTGGAGGCGACTCTCAGGATGGCAGCCCCCCCCGCTAA
- the LOC114492131 gene encoding interferon alpha-inducible protein 27-like protein 2B codes for MDVPGPCSLALVAPGLTAEFTAFHVSPMRPDRPLEAAPVHPLCDPPAPGFFLPSSAVLGPAALALKSLLGTLHISCLLEPPAKTLTASLLGAKTVAAVIGGAVAVGTVPAVLSALGFTGGGIAASSIAAKMMSAAAIANGGGVASGSLVAILQSLGAAGLSLPSQIILGSIGSALASLIV; via the exons ATGGACGTGCCTGGCCCCTGCTCTCTGGCCCTCGTTGCCCCTGGACTCACCGCAGAGTTCACTGCCTTTCATGTTTCACCCATGCGCCCAGATCGGCCCTTGGAGGCT GCCCCGGTGCACCCGCTCTGTGACCCTCCCGCCCCAGGGTTCTTCCTGCCATCCAGTGCCGTCCTGGGCCCGGCTGCTTTGGCCTTGAAATCCTTGCTGGGGACGCTGCACATCTCCTGCCTACTGGAACCCCCTGCCAAGACCCTGACTGCTTCCCTGCTTGGAG CCAAGACTGTGGCCGCGGTGATCGGAGGAG CCGTGGCCGTGGGCACCGTGCCGGCGGTGCTGAGCGCCCTCGGCTTCACCGGGGGGGGCATCGCAGCCTCCTCCATAGCGGCCAAGATGATGTCAGCAGCCGCCATCGCCAACGGAGGAGGAGTGGCCTCGGGGAGCCTCGTGGCTATTCTGCAGTCCCTGG GAGCAGCTGGACTGTCCCTGCCGTCCCAAATCATCCTGGGCTCCATTGGGTCAGCCCTGGCGTCCCTCATCGTGTAG